In a single window of the Papaver somniferum cultivar HN1 chromosome 8, ASM357369v1, whole genome shotgun sequence genome:
- the LOC113301271 gene encoding uncharacterized protein LOC113301271 isoform X1 has product MSIRFPVLSRQFYIILILGKLVYPNVSYFWQFLKTIAWNCQGLGNFYKPETYSSLHDLLNRENQDIIFISETKQQTDNVEKILRKINVHNYWIVPPRGTAGGLILAWKDNVNLTILDYTDNQINARVFDQTINSHWIITGFYGIPYRPNKIDSWNMKRSMASTITEPWIIIGDCNIMLHESEKQSRFPFNQSEANNFIELLHSLDLHDLGFTGYPFTWNNRRNDNDFTEQRLDRALANNELLNIFPNSNLTHLDPLISDQVPICLSTYVNWHDGAKPFKYFGPWMNPPQCKTIIDNAWTTNTNGSAAYCYTRKLKSVKHSLNRWNKETSGNINTNITNIKQKLDEANQNLTSNTKAREMKKLTLELTKWYNTKEEFWKIKSKKQHLALGDRNTQFFHDSARQRYRRNKIDTIRDQHGDWLQEKRDIANCLSQHFKTIATTVNPSMDEDLIDLIPTSLNDMDNRFLESSPTDIEIRNTLFAMEPNKSPGPDGFPPAFFQKKLGHNWT; this is encoded by the coding sequence ATGAGTATTAGATTCCCAGTTCTCTCAAGACAATTCTACATTATTCTCATCTTAGGAAAACTAGTTTATCCCAATGTATCTTACTTTTGGCAGTTCCTTAAGACGATAGCTTGGAACTGCCAAGGACTTGGAAACTTCTATAAACCTGAGACATACTCTAGTTTACATGATCTGCTAAACAGAGAAAATCAAGACATTATATTCATTTCTGAAACCAAGCAACAAACTGATAATGTAGAAAAAATCCTCAGAAAAATAAATGTTCACAACTACTGGATAGTCCCACCTAGGGGTACAGCAGGAGGCCTTATTCTAGCTTGGAAAGACAACGTTAACTTAACCATCCTAGACTATACTGATAATCAAATAAATGCTAGAGTCTTCGACCAAACAATAAACTCACACTGGATAATTACGGGCTTCTATGGAATCCCCTACAGGCCTAATAAGATTGATTCTTGGAACATGAAAAGAAGCATGGCTTCTACTATCACAGAACCATGGATAATAATAGGAGATTGTAACATAATGCTACATGAATCTGAAAAACAAAGTAGATTCCCTTTCAATCAATCTGAAGCCAACAATTTCATCGAGCTCTTACATTCTCTAGATTTACATGACCTAGGCTTCACAGGGTACCCATTCACTTGGAACAACAGAAGAAATGATAATGACTTTACGGAACAGCGACTAGATAGAGCTCTAGCGAATAATGAGTTGTTAAATATTTTTCCTAACAGCAACTTAACCCATCTAGATCCTCTAATCTCTGACCAAGTACCAATCTGTCTAAGCACTTACGTGAACTGGCACGATGGGGCAAAACCTTTCAAATACTTTGGGCCGTGGATGAATCCCCCACAATGTAAAACCATTATAGACAATGCTTGGACTACTAATACTAATGGCTCTGCTGCTTACTGTTATACAAGAAAACTTAAATCTGTTAAACACAGTCTTAACAGATGGAATAAAGAAACTTCTGGCAACATAAACACCAACATAacaaacataaaacaaaaacttGATGAAGCGAATCAGAACTTAACTTCCAATACAAAAGCTAGAGAAATGAAAAAACTTACTTTAGAACTAACCAAATGGTATAATACAAAAGAAGAATTttggaaaatcaaaagcaaaaaacAACACTTAGCTTTAGGAGATAGAAACACTCAATTTTTTCACGACTCAGCCAGACAGAGATATAGAAGAAATAAGATAGATACCATTAGGGACCAACACGGTGATTGGCTTCAGGAAAAGAGAGATATAGCTAATTGTCTCTCGCAACATTTCAAAACCATAGCTACCACAGTAAACCCATCTATGGATGAAGACCTAATCGATCTTATACCTACTAGCTTAAACGACATGGATAACAGATTCTTAGAATCTAGTCCAACTGATATCGAAATTAGAAATACTCTCTTCGCGATGGAACCCAATAAAAgtccaggaccagatggtttccCACCGGCATTCTTTCAAAAAAAACTGGGACACAATTGGACCTGA